In the Glycine max cultivar Williams 82 chromosome 19, Glycine_max_v4.0, whole genome shotgun sequence genome, aaatataTCATTGCACCTATATATTTGTTTGGACAAACTACGCACTATCTTAATTACTGTTTTTTTCAACTATGGTGTGTGACAGAAAATGGTGATACAGACAAAAAGCGTGGAGTACATGCCATTCCTGTTATCGTTTTTCATGTTTCTGAATGCTGGCGTTTGGGCGTTGTATTCTTTCCTCGTCAAAGATTTCTTCATTGGAGTATGCTAATTCATTTCCTTTACCCCTTAATGATTCAGTATTAGAAAAGCTAACTCTAATTCATTGCTTCATTTTGATTATGATCAAAATGTGTTAAGTCTGCTTCTCTCCAAACTCTGCCTAAAAGCCACTTTAACCccagtaacttttttttttttatcaaaatgaagCATACTTAATGGTCACTATGAAAAGAAATACTAGTTACACCTAGACTTGGTTAAGGGCTTTTTGATATATTGATTTTACGTTAAAATATGtatgtgatttttaataaatatttgaattttatgtttgttgcctaataattttttttttattttgctacatgatgaaacaaaaaattaatcaaaaaaatatttttgcttattgatgttttttttgtccctataaattatgaattttgtgtttgtatcttaataattttttttcatgtcttattaatccttttaaaaaagtaataataaatgatttttttatggaaaagtatagataaaattcttaatttatcATGGATTAAAAaagtgataaaaattaaaaataaaattattattttattagaaattaaatagaaagaaaaaaaattactaaaaaaagcaaacacatttataaattatttatcaaaattcaatagtttttaattaatgtgtCTTTAAGGTGTAAATACCACATATTTTGTGAAATGGTACGTGTCATCTCAAGTTGTGTCTTACTCGTTGAAATTCGATTGGGtatgttttttaagataattagatatgttattatatatattatattctcATATAAAGCGCAATTCTATCTTGCTATTAAAAACTCACGGAGTAGGAAAGTGATATAAAGTTTGACAAAGGAACAAGATAGAATTGTGCCATATATGAGAACGCAACATGTGATGTAACTTATTCATGTAAAAGCAAGTGTAATCGAAATTTAATACTAATATTCTACACGCTATCACCGATAAGTCAATACTAATATTCTACACGCTATCACCGATAAGTCACTTCCCTGGTTCTTAGCAAAAGGCATGTTCACTATTCATAATAAAGACAaactaatttcaaataaaataaaaagtattccgttttttataataaaaaaaagtatttataaagtacacaaaaatatatatgattacgCTTTTTTACCTTGTTAAGTTTATTCATGGAATCATGTAAACTTTGTATATTTATGTCAAATTTATGCACGATATAAATCATTAATTCTAAAGAGACAAACGATTCTGTTTTGTGTTGAATGTTTATAAATTAGAGTAATTGAAAAAGAGACCTTTATCCAGAAAACAAATTGATAgacatttgatttttctaagtTGAATCTTGTGGACTATATATGTAATTGCAGATACCAAATTTGATTGGGCTGATATTGGGCTCAACCCAGCTCACAGTTTATGTAGTTTACAAAAAGAAGCAACCAGAAGCTACAAAGGGACCAAGGGTGGGCCTAAGCCTGGGAAAAGGAGCATCCAACTACGAAGAGGCCCAGCTCAAGGATGAGACTGTGAAAGTGGTAGTGGTCGAGAAGGCCCTCAAAAAGGTTAAAAGCCTTCCAAAGCCAGTTCTGAATCACGAACACATCCTCAAGAAGACACTCTCTTTTGGGGTAAACAATTTACCCTCCACTTTTTGGAGTACTAAGCCTCAGCAGGAGGATGTTGCCGTGGACGCAGAGGAAGCTCAAGTTTAAACCTTCACATATTAACACTTGCACTTCACGTGACTTGTTAATCTTgttcttgttatttatttacCCTATAATAGTTGTCAAAGAACAAGTATAAGAATAATTATCACTTTAGTTTTTCATagtaatattgattttttttttcagttatatttcttaaaatattaatgatagtaaaaaaaattacaaataaattaatggtaataaagttaattttgtaaaattgtcacactcttttatctatttattagttttttttatgtgtgttaaaaaataaaaccatgAAAAATATTATGTGAGAATTAGTTATCAACAACATGATTTGTTCATATTGCAATTGTAAATGGGTAGGTATTTTCCGTTTCTTTTTATCTAGAAACATGCACGAGTAGTATCATCCTGTGATTGTTAGGCTTCTTTCTTGTCCCCAACCTGATTGATAAGGAACTAAGAACGTATCCgtactaaaaatgaaaattgttctGTTTATAAATGATTTTCATTGATAGTATCGTTACTATatgtgaataataaaaaataagttacaatgataatgatttataattttatttttagtaatttttaagaagtatgttttaatttaaatttgtaaaattacaattatatatttatcatgttttatgaatttttatatatttttaaacatgtaTCTCATACATATTGTATCTTACATATTTCTAATATAATCGTATTAAATAGGTATCGTAACTATGCATCATAGATAATGAGCAATTAactaaaacatttgaataataCTATTTTGCAAATGAACAAATCTAACAAGATAActgtagaatatatatatatatatatatatatatatatatcattgtcAATTGTCACCGTAATCCAAAAGCAGCCGGAGCTCATGAGAATGATTAATAGCTATGTTGTCACGAATATATGCGTATGAAATGAAACAATCAAGTTTGATTTTTAAGAAGAAACCTCTGCTAATAAAAGCATTAGTATTATATAAAGAAATAGGGTTGGAACATCCCTGGCGATTCCGATATTTGACCAACATAGAGGCAGCCAACGATTGGCATCCACGTGGCAAATGATGAGGTGAGAAGCGG is a window encoding:
- the SWEET49 gene encoding bidirectional sugar transporter SWEET16 isoform X3; this translates as MSNSSMASLTFAVGIIGTVLSLLVFASPIVVKKKSTENYKGAPYITTFLCTSLWTSYGVLKPGGFQIAIVNGAGAVFHCTYIILFLVYSPQDQKVKTALWVAILDVGFLGTVISVTLFALHGTIQLSVLGMFCSGLTIIMYASPLLSMKMVIQTKSVEYMPFLLSFFMFLNAGVWALYSFLVKDFFIGIPNLIGLILGSTQLTVYVVYKKKQPEATKGPRVGLSLGKGASNYEEAQLKDETVKVVVVEKALKKVKSLPKPVLNHEHILKKTLSFGVNNLPSTFWSTKPQQEDVAVDAEEAQV
- the SWEET49 gene encoding bidirectional sugar transporter SWEET16 isoform X2, producing the protein MSNSSMASLTFAVGIIGTVLSLLVFASPIKTFCRVVKKKSTENYKGAPYITTFLCTSLWTSYGVLKPGGFQIAIVNGAGAVFHCTYIILFLVYSPQDQKVKTALWVAILDVGFLGTVISVTLFALHGTIQLSVLGMFCSGLTIIMYASPLLSMKMVIQTKSVEYMPFLLSFFMFLNAGVWALYSFLVKDFFIGIPNLIGLILGSTQLTVYVVYKKKQPEATKGPRVGLSLGKGASNYEEAQLKDETVKVVVVEKALKKVKSLPKPVLNHEHILKKTLSFGVNNLPSTFWSTKPQQEDVAVDAEEAQV